A single window of Rhodococcus jostii RHA1 DNA harbors:
- a CDS encoding bifunctional nitrate reductase/sulfite reductase flavoprotein subunit alpha gives MQQQKAGTSTVKTACSYCGVGCGMVLEVGIDPETSARRVLKASGDKDHPTNFGRLCTKGATSAEMLVAGGRMETGYVRDERGEAPTSIDVGAAISETARRLKAQLDEHGPDALSFYVSGQMSIEAQYLITKLAKGFVGTNQIESNSRLCMASAGTGYKQSLGADGPPGSYQDFDKADVFFVIGANMADCHPILFLRMMDRVKAGAKLIVVDPRRNATADKSNLFMQIAPGTDLALLNGLLHLLVKNGHTDPEFIAEFTEGWEVMPEFLEEYTPEKVAEITGIPESEIRRAAQWIGEAENWMSCWTMGLNQSTHGTWNTNAICNLHLATGAICRPGSGPFSLTGQPNAMGGREMGYMGPGLPGQRSVLAADDRAFIEDLWELPEGSIRTEVGTGTVDMFERMVAGEIKACWIICTNPVATVANRRTVIEGLEAAELVITQDVFLDTETNGYADILLPGALWAESDSVMINSERNLTLLQQAVDPAGQALPDWQIIARVACEMGYADAFTYDSSEDVFEEIKRTWNPRTGYDLRGITYDRLRETPVQWPSPPGNRTDRNPLRYVNDGVSQNLLSAPDGSLPRLAFATATGKAAFFPRPHMLPAEMPDDDYPFVLNTGRLQHQWHTMTKTGKVAKLNKLHSGPFVEINPADAQKLSITDGDKVEVASRRGRAVLPAVVSDRVLAGGCFAPFHWNDSFGEYLSINAVTNDAVDPTSFQPEFKACAVSLTRVAPVSAPEVPETGGALTLAQGSPAAEMSRILGLDDSASPTFDEHERMYLAGLLSGLQSTAIQGVPVLPRSAPISGSKRVWLDGLMAGLFSRSDVPQSVVVPDANAESVQHPVVVVWASQTGNAEEFAAECAEQLEAAGHGTRLTSMDDYDVAGLADVRDLLIITSTFGDGDAPDNGSSFWSALSSDEAPKLSQTRYAVLAFGDSNYDDFCGHGKRIDARLEQLEAKRLTERVDCEPDYEEQARQWLTQVQKLVRERAAADGATVVASTPAPARPAAKKAATFTRKTPLITRLTKNIPLSAAGSSKDVRQFGFEVSDPEFTYEAGDALGVWPTNSDAVVDEWLKVTRSIPDTPVKLPDLPEMTLREALRTKLEITKVTPELLRFVQSRTQDTELARLLRPQNKIALQQWLWGRQSMDVLAEYGVDADADEWLSVLKRLQPRLYSISSSPKVDPGEVQLTVSAVRYNHEGKNRAGVCSTFLADHCDEADVPIFVQKSAHFRPPQAADAPMIMVGPGTGIAPFRGFLHERRELGHTGKNWMFFGEQHEATDFYYREEMEAMHRDGFLTHLDAAFSRDQRQKIYVQDRIREHGAKLWGWMQEGASLYVCGDASRMAKDVDETVREVVRTHGRLDEEDTELYMKQLATDKRYVRDVY, from the coding sequence ATGCAGCAGCAGAAAGCCGGGACTTCCACCGTGAAGACCGCCTGCTCGTACTGCGGTGTCGGCTGCGGCATGGTGCTCGAGGTCGGGATCGATCCCGAGACCAGTGCGCGCCGTGTACTCAAGGCGTCCGGCGACAAGGACCATCCCACCAACTTCGGGCGGCTGTGCACCAAGGGGGCGACGAGCGCCGAGATGCTGGTGGCCGGTGGCCGGATGGAAACCGGGTACGTCCGCGACGAGCGCGGGGAGGCACCCACCTCGATCGACGTCGGCGCCGCCATCAGCGAGACCGCGCGCCGGCTGAAGGCACAACTCGACGAGCACGGACCGGACGCCCTGTCCTTCTACGTCTCCGGTCAGATGTCCATCGAGGCGCAGTACCTGATCACCAAGCTCGCGAAGGGCTTCGTGGGCACCAACCAGATCGAATCCAACTCGAGGCTGTGCATGGCCAGTGCGGGCACCGGCTACAAGCAGTCGTTGGGTGCGGACGGCCCGCCCGGGTCGTACCAGGACTTCGACAAGGCCGACGTGTTCTTCGTGATCGGCGCCAACATGGCGGATTGTCACCCCATCCTGTTCCTGCGGATGATGGACCGCGTCAAGGCCGGCGCCAAGCTGATCGTGGTCGACCCGCGCCGCAACGCGACGGCCGACAAGTCGAACCTGTTCATGCAGATCGCGCCGGGCACCGACCTCGCGCTGCTCAACGGCCTGCTGCACCTGCTCGTGAAGAACGGGCACACCGACCCCGAGTTCATCGCCGAGTTCACCGAGGGCTGGGAGGTGATGCCGGAGTTCCTCGAGGAGTACACCCCCGAGAAGGTCGCGGAGATCACCGGCATCCCCGAATCCGAGATCCGTCGGGCCGCCCAGTGGATCGGTGAGGCCGAGAACTGGATGAGCTGCTGGACGATGGGGCTGAACCAGAGCACGCACGGCACGTGGAACACCAACGCGATCTGCAACCTGCACTTGGCCACCGGTGCGATCTGCCGTCCGGGCAGCGGCCCGTTCTCCCTCACCGGTCAGCCCAATGCGATGGGTGGCCGCGAGATGGGGTACATGGGCCCCGGCCTGCCGGGGCAGCGGTCGGTGCTCGCCGCCGACGACCGGGCGTTCATAGAGGATCTGTGGGAGCTGCCGGAGGGCAGTATCCGCACGGAGGTCGGCACCGGAACCGTCGACATGTTCGAGCGGATGGTGGCGGGTGAGATCAAGGCCTGCTGGATCATCTGCACCAATCCCGTTGCCACCGTGGCGAACCGGCGGACGGTGATCGAGGGCCTCGAGGCCGCCGAGCTCGTGATCACGCAGGACGTCTTCCTCGACACCGAGACCAACGGTTACGCCGACATCCTGCTGCCCGGGGCGCTGTGGGCGGAGTCGGATTCGGTGATGATCAACTCCGAGCGCAACCTCACCCTGTTGCAGCAGGCCGTCGATCCGGCGGGTCAGGCACTGCCCGACTGGCAGATCATCGCCCGTGTCGCCTGCGAGATGGGATACGCGGACGCGTTCACCTACGACTCCTCGGAGGACGTGTTCGAGGAGATCAAGCGCACCTGGAATCCCAGGACCGGCTACGACCTTCGCGGCATCACCTACGACCGTCTGCGGGAGACACCGGTGCAGTGGCCGAGCCCGCCCGGCAACCGCACCGACCGCAACCCCCTCCGCTACGTCAACGACGGCGTGAGCCAGAACCTGCTGTCGGCTCCCGACGGTTCACTCCCCCGGCTGGCGTTCGCCACCGCGACCGGCAAGGCCGCTTTCTTCCCGCGCCCGCACATGCTGCCCGCCGAGATGCCCGACGACGACTACCCCTTCGTCCTCAACACCGGTCGCCTGCAGCACCAGTGGCACACGATGACGAAGACGGGCAAGGTGGCCAAGCTCAACAAGCTGCACTCCGGCCCGTTCGTCGAGATCAATCCCGCTGATGCGCAGAAGCTTTCGATCACCGACGGCGACAAGGTGGAGGTCGCGTCGCGGCGCGGTCGCGCCGTCCTTCCCGCCGTCGTCAGCGACCGCGTCCTGGCCGGCGGGTGTTTCGCCCCGTTCCACTGGAACGACTCCTTCGGCGAGTACCTCAGCATCAACGCCGTCACCAATGACGCCGTCGATCCCACGTCCTTCCAGCCGGAGTTCAAGGCGTGCGCCGTCTCCCTGACCCGGGTGGCCCCGGTGTCGGCGCCGGAGGTCCCGGAGACCGGTGGGGCGCTCACCCTCGCGCAGGGTTCGCCCGCCGCGGAGATGAGTCGCATCCTGGGCCTGGACGACTCCGCCTCCCCCACTTTCGACGAGCACGAACGCATGTACCTCGCCGGGCTGCTGTCGGGGCTGCAGTCCACCGCGATCCAGGGCGTTCCGGTTCTTCCGCGAAGCGCACCGATCTCGGGGTCCAAGCGAGTGTGGCTGGACGGTCTCATGGCGGGGCTGTTCTCCCGTTCCGACGTTCCGCAGAGTGTCGTGGTGCCGGACGCGAACGCTGAATCGGTACAGCACCCCGTGGTGGTGGTGTGGGCGTCGCAGACCGGCAACGCCGAGGAGTTCGCAGCCGAATGTGCCGAACAACTCGAAGCGGCCGGGCACGGCACCCGTCTGACGAGCATGGACGACTACGACGTCGCAGGCCTCGCCGACGTCCGCGACCTCCTGATCATCACCAGCACGTTCGGGGACGGCGACGCCCCCGACAACGGCAGCAGCTTCTGGTCCGCGCTCAGCAGCGACGAGGCCCCGAAGTTGTCGCAGACCCGGTACGCCGTGCTGGCTTTCGGTGATTCCAACTACGACGACTTCTGCGGGCACGGCAAGCGGATCGACGCCCGGCTGGAGCAGCTGGAGGCGAAGCGTCTCACCGAGCGGGTCGACTGCGAACCCGACTACGAGGAGCAGGCACGTCAGTGGCTGACCCAGGTCCAGAAGCTGGTCCGGGAGCGTGCGGCGGCCGACGGTGCGACCGTGGTGGCGTCCACACCCGCACCTGCCCGGCCCGCAGCGAAGAAGGCGGCGACGTTCACCCGGAAGACGCCGTTGATCACGCGGTTGACGAAGAACATTCCGCTCAGCGCGGCCGGATCGTCGAAGGACGTGCGGCAGTTCGGTTTCGAAGTGAGCGATCCGGAGTTCACCTATGAGGCGGGCGACGCTCTCGGTGTCTGGCCGACCAACAGCGACGCCGTCGTCGACGAGTGGCTGAAGGTCACCCGGTCGATCCCGGACACGCCCGTGAAGTTGCCGGACCTGCCGGAGATGACGCTGCGCGAGGCGCTGCGCACGAAGCTCGAGATCACGAAGGTGACCCCCGAGCTGCTGCGGTTCGTGCAGAGCCGCACCCAGGACACCGAGCTGGCGCGGCTGCTGCGCCCGCAGAACAAGATCGCGCTCCAGCAGTGGCTGTGGGGGCGGCAGTCGATGGACGTGCTGGCGGAGTACGGGGTCGACGCCGACGCGGACGAGTGGCTGAGCGTCCTCAAGCGCCTGCAGCCGCGGTTGTACTCGATCTCGTCGAGCCCCAAGGTCGATCCGGGTGAGGTGCAGCTGACCGTCTCCGCGGTGCGCTACAACCACGAGGGCAAGAACCGCGCCGGGGTCTGCTCGACGTTCCTCGCCGATCACTGCGACGAGGCCGACGTGCCGATCTTCGTGCAGAAGTCGGCGCACTTCCGTCCCCCGCAGGCCGCCGATGCACCGATGATCATGGTCGGTCCCGGTACCGGCATCGCTCCGTTCCGCGGATTCCTGCACGAACGCCGGGAATTGGGTCACACGGGCAAGAACTGGATGTTCTTCGGTGAGCAGCACGAGGCTACCGACTTCTACTACCGCGAGGAGATGGAAGCTATGCACCGCGACGGATTTCTCACCCACCTCGATGCGGCCTTCTCCCGGGACCAGCGGCAGAAGATCTATGTGCAGGACCGCATTCGCGAGCACGGCGCCAAGCTGTGGGGCTGGATGCAGGAGGGTGCCTCGCTGTACGTCTGCGGCGACGCCAGCCGCATGGCGAAGGACGTCGACGAGACCGTCCGTGAAGTCGTTCGCACCCATGGGCGCCTGGACGAAGAGGACACCGAGCTGTACATGAAGCAGCTCGCGACCGACAAGCGCTACGTGCGCGACGTGTACTGA
- the modA gene encoding molybdate ABC transporter substrate-binding protein — translation MRMSWRRATTGAAAAALGLGLLTGCGSNDDSGASGPAEPASASAPVGDITVFAAASLKGTFTELGQMYETANPGSHVEFSFAGSSDLAAQLDQGASADVFASADTDNMTKVVDAGLVEGSPVDFATNTLTIVTAPGNPKGITSFADLNREGTLVVTCAPQVPCGSATQKVETASGVDLNPVSEESSVTDVLNKVTAGQADAGLVYVTDAASAGDKVTAVAFPEAAQAVNTYRIATLSASKTPDAAQGFVDLVTGPDGQAVLARAGFAQP, via the coding sequence ATGAGAATGTCCTGGCGCCGGGCCACGACGGGGGCTGCCGCGGCCGCGCTCGGTCTCGGTCTTCTCACCGGTTGCGGTTCGAACGACGACAGCGGAGCCTCGGGTCCGGCCGAGCCGGCGTCCGCGTCCGCGCCGGTTGGCGACATCACGGTGTTCGCCGCCGCGTCGCTGAAGGGCACGTTCACGGAACTCGGCCAGATGTACGAGACCGCGAACCCCGGATCGCACGTGGAGTTCAGCTTCGCGGGATCCTCCGACCTCGCCGCTCAACTCGACCAGGGCGCCTCGGCCGACGTGTTCGCGTCCGCCGACACCGACAACATGACGAAGGTGGTCGACGCCGGGCTCGTCGAGGGCAGTCCCGTCGATTTCGCCACCAACACCCTGACCATCGTGACGGCACCCGGAAACCCCAAGGGGATCACGTCTTTCGCGGATCTGAACCGTGAGGGGACGCTGGTGGTCACGTGTGCCCCGCAGGTTCCGTGCGGTTCCGCGACGCAGAAGGTCGAGACCGCGTCGGGTGTCGACCTCAACCCGGTCAGCGAGGAGTCGTCGGTCACCGACGTGCTGAACAAGGTGACGGCCGGCCAGGCCGACGCCGGACTGGTGTACGTCACCGACGCGGCGAGCGCGGGCGACAAGGTGACGGCCGTGGCGTTCCCCGAGGCCGCGCAGGCTGTGAACACCTATCGCATTGCGACGCTGTCCGCTTCGAAGACACCGGACGCAGCGCAGGGCTTCGTCGACCTCGTCACGGGACCCGACGGTCAGGCAGTGCTGGCGAGGGCAGGGTTCGCCCAGCCGTGA
- a CDS encoding CCA tRNA nucleotidyltransferase — MTAPSLDDERRTRLLAGAAVTLRELSEVLTPLGERFAAAGHELYLVGGSVRDAILGRLGTDLDFTTDAHPERVQKLLSGWADNQWDTGIEFGTISAAKAGQQIEITTYRADAYDRVSRNPVVQFGTKLEDDLVRRDFTVNAMAVRIGADGSQDFVDPLGGMNALLAGVLDTPSAPENSFNDDPLRMLRAARFVSQLGFTLHERVHQAIVDMAPQIERITAERVRAELDKLILGEFPIDGMNVMCETGLADFVLPEVPQMKLEIDEHHQHKDVYWHSLTVLKQAVDLEDGDPDLVLRWAALLHDIGKPDTKRNEPGGGVSFHHHEVVGAKMVRKRMRALKYSKQMVDDVSQLVFLHLRFHGYGKGQWTDSAVRRYVTDAGPLLPRLHKLVRADCTTRNKRRAAALQATYDDIEERIARLAEQEDLARVRPDLDGNAIMELLGIPAGPDVGKAWKYLKELRLDRGPLSRDEAEAELLSWWATQQG; from the coding sequence GTGACTGCCCCTTCTCTCGACGACGAGCGCCGTACGCGACTGCTTGCCGGCGCCGCGGTGACGCTGCGCGAGCTGTCCGAAGTCCTGACGCCGCTCGGTGAGAGGTTCGCCGCCGCCGGTCACGAGTTGTACCTGGTGGGGGGCAGTGTCCGGGACGCGATCCTGGGCCGCCTCGGCACCGACCTCGACTTCACCACCGACGCCCACCCGGAGCGGGTGCAGAAACTGCTGTCCGGCTGGGCCGACAACCAGTGGGACACGGGCATCGAGTTCGGGACGATCAGCGCCGCCAAGGCGGGCCAGCAGATCGAGATCACGACGTATCGCGCCGACGCCTACGACCGGGTGTCGCGCAATCCGGTCGTCCAGTTCGGGACGAAGCTCGAGGACGATCTGGTGCGGCGCGATTTCACGGTCAACGCGATGGCCGTGCGGATCGGTGCGGACGGATCGCAGGACTTCGTCGATCCTCTGGGCGGCATGAACGCGCTGCTGGCCGGGGTGCTGGACACGCCGTCGGCGCCGGAGAACTCCTTCAACGACGATCCGTTGCGCATGTTGCGGGCCGCCCGGTTCGTGTCCCAGCTGGGGTTCACGCTGCACGAGCGTGTGCATCAGGCCATCGTCGACATGGCGCCTCAGATCGAGCGGATCACGGCCGAACGCGTGCGGGCCGAACTCGACAAGCTGATTCTCGGCGAGTTCCCCATCGACGGCATGAACGTGATGTGCGAGACGGGTCTCGCCGATTTCGTGCTGCCCGAGGTGCCGCAGATGAAGCTCGAGATCGACGAGCACCACCAGCACAAGGACGTGTACTGGCATTCGCTGACCGTGCTGAAGCAGGCCGTCGACCTCGAGGACGGCGACCCCGACCTGGTGTTGCGGTGGGCGGCGCTGCTGCACGACATCGGTAAACCGGACACGAAGCGCAACGAGCCGGGCGGTGGTGTGAGCTTCCACCACCACGAGGTGGTCGGCGCGAAGATGGTCCGCAAGCGGATGCGGGCGCTGAAGTATTCGAAGCAGATGGTCGACGACGTCTCGCAGCTGGTGTTCCTCCACCTGCGGTTCCACGGTTACGGCAAGGGTCAGTGGACGGATTCCGCCGTGCGCCGGTACGTGACCGATGCCGGCCCGCTGCTGCCGCGGCTGCACAAGCTGGTCCGCGCCGATTGCACCACCCGTAACAAGCGGCGGGCGGCCGCCCTGCAGGCGACATACGACGACATCGAGGAGCGGATCGCCCGGCTCGCCGAGCAGGAAGATCTCGCGCGGGTGCGCCCTGACCTCGACGGCAACGCGATCATGGAGTTGCTCGGCATTCCGGCGGGCCCCGACGTCGGTAAGGCGTGGAAGTACCTGAAGGAGCTCCGGCTCGATCGTGGCCCCCTCAGCCGCGACGAGGCCGAGGCCGAACTGCTGTCGTGGTGGGCCACGCAGCAGGGCTGA
- a CDS encoding NUDIX hydrolase, whose translation MSAAERANRSRRNSRRRGAVGKPAKPHMRTVRETSAGGLVVNGLGGPRENLCAALIGRTDRRGRLLWSLPKGHIEQGETAEQTAMREVEEETGIQGTVLASLGSIDYWFVTEGRRVHKTVHHYLLRCLGGELSDEDVEVTEVAWVPLAELGSRLAYADERKLAEIAGDLISKMTTTPTAPDLKLQKGPDAG comes from the coding sequence GTGTCTGCTGCCGAACGTGCGAACAGGAGTCGCCGCAACTCGCGGCGGCGCGGCGCCGTCGGCAAACCCGCGAAACCCCACATGAGGACGGTTCGCGAAACTTCGGCGGGCGGGCTCGTCGTCAACGGTCTCGGCGGACCGCGGGAGAATCTGTGCGCCGCGCTGATCGGACGCACCGACCGACGCGGGCGGTTGCTGTGGTCGCTGCCCAAGGGACACATCGAGCAGGGCGAGACCGCCGAACAGACCGCGATGCGTGAGGTCGAGGAAGAGACCGGCATCCAGGGCACCGTCCTCGCGTCGCTCGGCAGCATCGACTACTGGTTCGTCACCGAGGGCCGGCGGGTCCACAAGACCGTCCACCACTATCTGCTGAGATGCCTCGGTGGGGAACTGTCGGACGAAGACGTGGAAGTCACCGAGGTAGCGTGGGTGCCGCTCGCCGAGCTGGGATCACGCCTGGCCTACGCAGACGAACGGAAACTCGCAGAAATCGCCGGTGACTTGATCTCCAAGATGACTACCACCCCGACCGCTCCCGACCTGAAGCTCCAGAAGGGGCCAGACGCCGGATGA
- a CDS encoding TOBE domain-containing protein translates to MTGIRIRQAAELLGVSDDTVRRWIDNGSLAAEKDESGRKVVDGPALAEFARANASKSPDLLGSESSARNRFTGIVTAVVMDKVMAQVEMQCGPFRVVSLMSSEAVRDLGLEPGKVAVAVVKSTTVIVETPGGIS, encoded by the coding sequence ATGACGGGTATCCGGATACGACAGGCAGCAGAACTGCTCGGCGTCAGCGACGACACGGTCCGGCGGTGGATCGACAACGGCAGCCTCGCGGCGGAGAAGGACGAGTCGGGCCGCAAGGTCGTCGACGGCCCGGCGCTCGCCGAGTTCGCGCGCGCCAACGCGTCGAAGTCCCCCGATCTGCTCGGATCGGAGTCCTCGGCGCGTAACCGATTCACCGGAATCGTGACCGCGGTGGTGATGGACAAGGTGATGGCCCAGGTCGAGATGCAGTGCGGGCCTTTTCGCGTCGTCTCCCTGATGAGCAGCGAAGCCGTCCGCGATCTCGGGCTCGAGCCCGGCAAGGTCGCGGTCGCCGTCGTCAAGTCGACCACGGTGATCGTCGAAACACCTGGAGGAATTTCATGA